The following proteins come from a genomic window of Alicyclobacillus dauci:
- a CDS encoding CoA-acylating methylmalonate-semialdehyde dehydrogenase, with amino-acid sequence MTTSTNVSMLKNFIGGQWVEATGSERLPVPNPATGELLAGVVLSSKDDVDNAVKTAKKAFKTWCKTSVPKRARILFRYQQLLVEHWDELARLITMENGKSYTEAYGEVQRGIECVEFAAGAPTLMMGTQLPDIATDMESGMYRYPVGVVGGITPFNFPMMVPCWMFPLAIACGNTFVMKPSERTPLCANRLAELLQEAGLPDGVLNIVHGAHDAVNGILEHPDIKAVSFVGSQPVAEYIYKIAAANGKRVQALAGAKNHTIVMPDADLDDAVKGIIGAAFGSAGERCMACSVVVTVGDVADEFITKLVDAANRITMGNGMDDDVFLGPVIRDSHKERTLSYIETGEKEGAILIRDGRKDQGVNGEGYFVGPTIFDGVKPGMKIWQDEIFAPVLSIVRVDTLDEAIDVANQSEFANGACMYTDSAKAIRQFREEIDAGMLGINVGVPAPMAFFPFSGWKKSFYGDLHANGRDGVEFYTRRKMLTGRY; translated from the coding sequence ATGACAACATCGACAAATGTATCAATGCTTAAGAACTTTATTGGAGGACAGTGGGTAGAGGCGACTGGTTCTGAAAGACTACCCGTACCCAATCCAGCTACCGGAGAACTCTTGGCCGGGGTGGTTTTGTCGAGTAAGGACGATGTGGATAATGCCGTCAAAACAGCAAAGAAAGCCTTTAAGACTTGGTGTAAGACTTCCGTACCAAAGCGCGCACGTATTCTGTTTCGTTATCAACAATTGCTCGTAGAACATTGGGACGAACTTGCTCGACTCATTACAATGGAGAATGGTAAGAGTTATACGGAAGCTTACGGTGAGGTTCAACGAGGCATTGAGTGCGTTGAATTTGCGGCAGGGGCTCCAACTTTGATGATGGGAACCCAACTTCCAGACATCGCGACGGACATGGAGTCAGGGATGTACCGGTACCCTGTAGGTGTCGTTGGTGGAATCACGCCATTTAATTTCCCGATGATGGTACCATGTTGGATGTTTCCACTCGCTATCGCTTGTGGAAATACGTTTGTAATGAAGCCATCAGAGCGCACGCCGCTTTGTGCGAATCGACTAGCGGAGTTGCTTCAAGAAGCCGGCCTTCCGGATGGCGTCTTAAACATTGTTCATGGTGCGCATGATGCCGTCAATGGTATTTTGGAACACCCGGACATTAAGGCGGTATCCTTCGTCGGGTCACAACCGGTTGCAGAATATATATACAAGATCGCGGCTGCCAACGGCAAGCGAGTTCAGGCTCTAGCGGGTGCAAAGAATCACACAATTGTCATGCCAGATGCAGACCTTGACGACGCAGTCAAGGGAATTATTGGCGCAGCCTTCGGCTCTGCTGGAGAACGCTGTATGGCCTGTTCCGTTGTTGTGACAGTCGGAGATGTTGCCGACGAATTCATTACAAAATTGGTGGACGCAGCCAATCGGATTACGATGGGCAATGGTATGGACGATGATGTGTTCCTTGGCCCAGTGATTCGTGATTCCCACAAGGAACGTACCCTCTCCTATATTGAGACAGGGGAAAAAGAAGGGGCAATTCTTATCAGAGATGGACGAAAGGACCAGGGTGTCAATGGTGAAGGGTACTTTGTTGGGCCAACTATCTTCGATGGAGTAAAACCAGGTATGAAGATTTGGCAGGACGAGATTTTCGCACCCGTACTCTCCATCGTTCGCGTTGATACTTTAGATGAAGCTATTGATGTGGCGAACCAGTCCGAATTTGCAAATGGAGCATGCATGTATACGGACAGTGCGAAAGCGATTCGCCAGTTCCGAGAAGAGATTGATGCGGGAATGTTAGGGATTAACGTTGGAGTACCCGCTCCGATGGCATTCTTCCCGTTTTCAGGTTGGAAGAAATCGTTCTACGGTGACCTTCACGCAAATGGTCGTGACGGAGTCGAGTTTTACACGCGTCGCAAGATGTTGACCGGAAGGTAC
- a CDS encoding IS110 family RNA-guided transposase, giving the protein MKLFVGIDVSSEDLKVCAMNIVGDTLDSFTVTNNHDGASRLRDKLLSLADKEKSKEIHVGLESTSVYSWHPAMFLHEDNSLQKRGTKVFTINPKLISKFREAYPDLDKTDYIDAWIIADRLRFGRLPMTVVLQEQYIALQRLTRMRFHLVHNLTREKQYFLQHLFFKCSAFTSEVESDVFGHAITELLLEQYSLDEIGSMELADLADYLKEKGKNRFPNPEKVAKCIQKAARSSYRLSKCVEDTIDILLATSIESIRTIKQQIKQIDQAIARLLDGIPNTLETIPGIGRVYCAGILAEIGDIHRFKNQAAVAKYAGLTWRQHQSGKFEAEDTKRIKSGNRFLRYYLVEAANSVKRHDPEFQNYYQKKFAEVPKHQHKRALVLTARKLVRLVDVLLRNDQIYTPRRKVNTEKQ; this is encoded by the coding sequence TTGAAATTATTCGTCGGTATTGACGTTAGCTCTGAAGACTTAAAAGTCTGCGCCATGAACATCGTTGGTGACACACTGGATTCCTTCACAGTCACGAATAACCACGATGGGGCTTCCCGTTTGCGGGACAAGCTTCTGTCCCTAGCAGATAAGGAAAAATCCAAGGAAATCCACGTCGGACTTGAATCCACATCCGTGTACAGTTGGCATCCCGCCATGTTTTTGCACGAAGATAACTCGTTACAAAAACGCGGCACCAAAGTGTTTACCATCAATCCCAAGCTCATTAGTAAGTTCAGGGAGGCTTACCCCGACCTGGACAAGACCGATTATATTGATGCCTGGATTATCGCTGACCGGCTGCGTTTCGGACGACTGCCGATGACCGTGGTACTGCAAGAACAATACATTGCTTTACAGCGCCTTACTCGCATGAGATTTCATCTCGTGCATAATCTGACGCGTGAAAAGCAGTACTTTTTGCAACACCTGTTCTTCAAATGCAGCGCTTTTACCAGCGAGGTGGAAAGCGATGTCTTCGGTCATGCCATCACCGAGTTGTTGCTGGAGCAGTATAGTCTTGATGAAATCGGATCCATGGAACTGGCGGATCTTGCGGATTACCTAAAAGAGAAAGGCAAGAATCGTTTCCCTAATCCGGAGAAGGTCGCCAAGTGCATTCAGAAGGCCGCCCGTTCCTCATACCGCCTCTCCAAATGTGTAGAGGATACGATTGACATCCTGCTTGCTACTTCCATCGAGTCTATACGAACTATCAAGCAACAGATCAAACAGATTGACCAAGCTATCGCGCGACTGCTGGACGGCATCCCGAACACGCTGGAGACCATTCCCGGCATTGGACGCGTTTACTGCGCCGGCATTCTTGCCGAGATCGGCGACATTCACCGGTTTAAAAACCAAGCCGCCGTTGCAAAGTATGCGGGTCTCACGTGGCGTCAACACCAATCCGGTAAATTTGAAGCCGAAGATACTAAGCGAATCAAATCTGGTAACCGGTTCCTCCGCTATTACCTTGTTGAAGCCGCCAACTCGGTAAAACGACATGATCCAGAATTTCAGAATTACTACCAGAAGAAATTCGCTGAGGTGCCAAAGCACCAACATAA